The following coding sequences lie in one Glycine max cultivar Williams 82 chromosome 19, Glycine_max_v4.0, whole genome shotgun sequence genomic window:
- the LOC100785815 gene encoding alkane hydroxylase MAH1 codes for MAVLSSGEFLGAFLVFVVIHYWRLNRHTPIAKWPILGMLPGVFLNMPTIFDYITSVLKREGGTFMFEGPCLSNMNIMFTSDPMNVQHITSTKFQNYGKGNDFREIFEILGDGIFRSDSQLWNYNRTILHSVFRKASFQLFVHQTIMNKIESCLLPFLDRGWKEGMEVDLQDVFQRLTFDNICSIVLGFDPNCLSMEFPEVACEKAFTEAEDALLYRHFRPKCLWKLMKWLHVGKEKKLEESQKIVDQMLYTEIRSKCKVQGESNNSSTPVDESQFSLLNVLINEVGKGKADDNFLRDTAINLLAAGRDTISSGLSWFFWLVATHPSVESKILEEIRKNLPAREGNWKNLGVESISRLTYLHAAISEALRLYPPIPIEHKCALKSDMLPSGHWINSNTMILYSLYTMGRAEEIWGEDCLKFIPERWISKQGGIIHIPSYKFIAFNAGPRSCLGKDISYTEMKMVAVSILSNYHVHLVEGQIISPRVSIVLHMKHGLKVRVTKRSFCDLGI; via the coding sequence ATGGCAGTTCTTAGTTCTGGAGAATTCCTTGGGGCATTTCTTGTTTTCGTTGTAATCCACTACTGGAGGCTCAACAGACACACCCCAATTGCTAAGTGGCCCATTCTTGGCATGTTACCTGGTGTATTCCTCAACATGCCCACCATCTTTGATTATATAACTTCTGTTTTGAAACGTGAAGGAGGCACTTTCATGTTTGAAGGACCATGCCTATCAAACATGAACATAATGTTTACCAGCGACCCAATGAATGTGCAACACATCACcagcacaaaatttcaaaactatGGGAAAGGGAATGATTTTAGAGAGATTTTTGAAATTCTGGGAGATGGGATTTTCAGGTCCGATTCCCAGTTATGGAATTATAACAGAACTATACTTCATTCAGTTTTTAGGAAGGCAAGTTTTCAGTTGTTTGTTCACCAAACAATCATGAACAAGATTGAGAGTTGTCTACTTCCATTTCTTGATCGTGGATGGAAAGAAGGAATGGAAGTGGACCTGCAAGATGTATTCCAAAGGTTAACCTTTGACAACATCTGTTCCATTGTTTTAGGATTTGATCCGAATTGCCTTTCCATGGAATTCCCAGAAGTTGCATGTGAGAAAGCCTTCACTGAAGCTGAGGATGCTCTGCTCTACCGACATTTCAGGCCAAAATGTTTATGGAAGCTGATGAAATGGCTTCATGTTGGAAAAGAGAAGAAGCTGGAAGAAAGCCAGAAAATTGTTGACCAAATGTTGTATACAGAAATCAGATCCAAGTGCAAAGTGCAAGGCGAAAGCAATAACAGTAGCACCCCGGTAGATGAGTCACAGTTTAGCTTGCTAAATGTTCTAATAAATGAAGTAGGAAAGGGAAAAGCAGATGACAACTTTCTGAGAGACACAGCAATAAATCTCCTTGCAGCTGGGAGAGACACCATTAGTTCAGGTCTCAGTTGGTTTTTCTGGCTGGTGGCAACACACCCATCTGTAGAATCTAAGATTCTTGAAGAGATCCGAAAAAATTTACCAGCAAGAGAAGGTAATTGGAAGAATTTAGGCGTGGAATCGATTAGCAGGTTAACTTACCTCCATGCAGCAATAAGTGAAGCATTAAGGCTTTATCCTCCAATACCAATTGAGCACAAGTGTGCCTTAAAATCTGATATGCTTCCTAGTGGTCATTGGATAAATTCAAATACCATGATACTATATTCTCTATACACCATGGGAAGAGCAGAGGAAATATGGGGCGAAGATTGCTTGAAGTTTATACCAGAGAGGTGGATTTCTAAGCAAGGAGGGATTATTCACATACCCTCTTACAAGTTCATTGCATTCAACGCAGGACCAAGAAGTTGTTTGGGTAAGGACATAAGCTACACTGAGATGAAGATGGTTGCTGTTTCTATATTATCGAATTATCATGTCCACTTGGTGGAAGGCCAAATAATATCCCCAAGAGTTTCCATTGTCCTTCATATGAAACATGGCTTGAAGGTTAGAGTAACAAAAAGAAGCTTCTGTGACTTAGGGATCTAA